A genomic region of Streptomyces sp. NBC_00247 contains the following coding sequences:
- a CDS encoding MFS transporter → MSTTSTRAGAAGTGSGAARQRKPGIALLVIVLSQFMVGLDATVVNIALPDIRHDLGFSATSLAWVSSSYTLAFGGLLLLGGRIGDILGRRRIFIAGLVLFAVASLFGGLANSDELLLVWRVVQGIGAALAAPNSLALISSNFEDGPEKNKAYGAVAGSYAASLAVGLLAGGLLTSTVSWRWVMFINVPFALLVLVLAPKYVVEAERHPGKFDLGGTILSAGFMTSLVYGLLHAAESGWDNAETLGSLGVAVVLLVIFFAVESKVEQPLMPLDLFRSRNRAGGYFSLVGLVATMGAMNFFVSQYLQDGLDFSPLTAGLAFLPMAVAILGAGTQAAKLLGKTGPKPVILIGAVMIGGGMLWMSLVSDSTTYLSGVLGPILLFGAGSGLAMTALSGVILSDVSGKNAGSAASVLEVMQWIGFTLGISILSTAFGSASRDAAASDPGDAHHALVEGLGAAFTVSLVFVAFSIVVAMIAIKPAAPQPAAAEAPADGTEASA, encoded by the coding sequence GTGTCCACCACATCCACGCGCGCCGGAGCGGCCGGTACCGGGAGCGGCGCCGCCCGACAGCGCAAGCCCGGGATCGCCCTTTTGGTGATCGTGCTGAGCCAGTTCATGGTCGGCCTCGACGCCACCGTCGTGAACATCGCGCTGCCCGACATCCGACACGATCTCGGGTTCTCGGCGACCAGCCTGGCCTGGGTGAGCAGTTCCTACACCCTTGCCTTCGGTGGTCTGCTCCTGCTCGGCGGGCGGATCGGCGACATCCTCGGCCGTCGCCGCATCTTCATCGCCGGTCTGGTCCTCTTCGCTGTCGCCTCACTGTTCGGCGGCCTCGCCAACTCGGACGAGCTCCTTCTCGTATGGCGTGTCGTCCAGGGCATCGGCGCCGCTCTGGCCGCGCCCAACTCGCTCGCACTGATCTCCAGCAACTTCGAGGACGGCCCCGAGAAGAACAAGGCCTACGGTGCAGTCGCCGGCTCCTACGCCGCGAGCCTGGCAGTCGGCCTTCTCGCCGGTGGACTCCTCACCTCGACGGTCTCCTGGCGCTGGGTCATGTTCATCAACGTGCCGTTCGCCCTGCTGGTCCTCGTACTCGCCCCGAAGTACGTCGTCGAGGCCGAGCGTCACCCGGGCAAGTTCGACCTCGGCGGCACCATCCTCTCCGCAGGTTTCATGACTTCGCTCGTCTACGGTCTGCTGCACGCCGCGGAGAGCGGCTGGGACAACGCCGAGACGCTGGGCTCGCTCGGCGTGGCGGTGGTCCTGCTGGTCATCTTCTTCGCCGTGGAGAGCAAGGTCGAGCAGCCGCTCATGCCGCTGGACCTTTTCCGCAGCCGCAACCGGGCCGGTGGCTACTTCAGCCTGGTCGGCCTCGTCGCGACCATGGGCGCGATGAACTTCTTCGTCAGCCAGTACCTCCAGGACGGCCTGGACTTCAGTCCGTTGACCGCCGGCCTCGCGTTCCTGCCGATGGCGGTGGCCATCCTCGGCGCCGGCACCCAGGCCGCCAAGCTCCTCGGCAAGACGGGCCCCAAGCCGGTCATCCTGATCGGTGCGGTGATGATCGGCGGCGGCATGCTGTGGATGTCGCTGGTCTCCGACTCGACCACGTACCTCAGTGGCGTGCTCGGTCCGATCCTGCTGTTCGGCGCGGGCTCCGGCCTGGCCATGACCGCGCTGTCCGGGGTCATCCTCTCCGACGTGTCGGGCAAGAACGCCGGATCGGCCGCGAGTGTCCTGGAGGTCATGCAGTGGATCGGCTTCACGCTCGGCATCAGCATCCTCTCCACGGCCTTCGGATCGGCCAGCCGTGACGCCGCCGCTTCAGATCCGGGTGACGCCCACCACGCGCTGGTCGAGGGCCTGGGCGCCGCCTTCACCGTCTCCCTGGTCTTCGTCGCCTTCTCGATCGTGGTCGCGATGATCGCCATCAAGCCGGCAGCCCCGCAGCCCGCGGCCGCCGAGGCTCCCGCAGACGGGACCGAGGCGTCGGCCTGA
- a CDS encoding TetR-like C-terminal domain-containing protein: MTDVNGQADGGSSGTRRRGKVLEDAILAATLEQLRTVGYAGLSMEGVAAGAGTGKAALYRRWSNREELVTSALSSALPDPSAIVLSGDARDDFLALLGCVRDAIAVTHGTVFQVVRSEAAEAAGGMMHVVVGQRVMDPCHERIVEVLRAGVGRGRLRPGADSEMVATVGPAMIVHYVVHQGPTVPDDYLGSIVDDILMPLVKA, translated from the coding sequence ATGACAGACGTCAACGGGCAGGCGGACGGGGGAAGTTCGGGAACGCGTAGGCGTGGCAAGGTTTTGGAGGACGCCATCCTGGCCGCGACCCTCGAGCAGTTGCGGACCGTCGGCTATGCCGGCCTCAGCATGGAAGGCGTCGCGGCTGGTGCCGGCACGGGCAAGGCCGCGCTGTACCGCCGGTGGTCGAACCGTGAGGAGCTGGTCACCTCGGCGCTCAGCAGCGCTCTGCCCGACCCCTCCGCCATCGTGCTGTCCGGCGACGCACGGGACGACTTTCTCGCGCTCCTCGGGTGCGTGCGTGATGCCATCGCCGTCACGCACGGCACCGTCTTCCAGGTCGTCCGGAGCGAGGCCGCGGAGGCGGCCGGCGGGATGATGCACGTGGTGGTCGGCCAGCGGGTCATGGACCCGTGCCACGAGAGGATCGTCGAGGTGCTCCGGGCCGGGGTGGGCCGGGGCCGGCTCCGACCCGGAGCCGATTCCGAGATGGTCGCCACGGTCGGTCCGGCCATGATCGTGCACTATGTCGTGCACCAGGGCCCGACCGTTCCGGACGATTATCTGGGCTCCATTGTGGACGACATCCTCATGCCATTGGTTAAAGCGTAA
- a CDS encoding AfsR/SARP family transcriptional regulator produces MEYRILGPIRVLDEGHETYLNARKVQTLLAALLIKADQIVSVDQLIAEIWHEDPPRRVNASLHVYVSQVRKFLTRPGSGGSGLVTRVPGYQLSLGENTLDVREFQRRMTAGRNHLLMGRLEQADRGFGAALGLWRGRALGELSGDGPIIQGFTVWAEEARLECLELQIETRLAMGQYRQVVGPLFQLISEIPMRETFYRQLMLALYQADRQADALRVYQSARSTLNAELGVEPCQALRDLQHAILVGDVRDSRELTTFAS; encoded by the coding sequence GTGGAGTATCGAATACTTGGCCCGATCCGCGTTTTGGACGAGGGTCACGAAACGTACCTGAACGCCCGCAAGGTGCAGACATTGCTCGCGGCGTTACTGATCAAGGCCGATCAGATCGTCAGCGTTGACCAGCTGATCGCTGAAATCTGGCATGAGGACCCGCCGCGTCGGGTCAATGCGTCCCTGCACGTGTATGTATCGCAAGTGCGCAAATTCCTGACGCGCCCCGGCTCCGGCGGAAGCGGGCTGGTGACCCGGGTGCCGGGGTACCAGTTGTCGCTCGGCGAGAACACGCTCGACGTCCGCGAGTTCCAGCGACGCATGACCGCGGGACGCAACCATCTGCTGATGGGCCGCCTTGAGCAGGCAGATCGCGGGTTCGGTGCAGCCCTCGGGCTGTGGCGGGGCCGGGCGCTCGGCGAGCTGAGCGGGGACGGCCCGATCATCCAGGGCTTCACGGTGTGGGCGGAGGAGGCTCGACTGGAGTGCCTCGAACTCCAGATCGAGACGCGCCTGGCCATGGGGCAGTACCGGCAGGTGGTCGGCCCGCTGTTCCAGCTGATTTCCGAGATCCCGATGCGGGAGACCTTCTACCGGCAATTAATGCTGGCCCTCTATCAGGCGGACCGGCAGGCCGATGCTCTGCGTGTCTACCAATCCGCCCGAAGCACCCTGAATGCTGAGCTCGGGGTGGAGCCGTGTCAGGCTTTGCGTGATCTGCAGCACGCAATTCTCGTCGGAGATGTCCGCGACAGCCGCGAATTGACCACTTTCGCCTCCTGA
- a CDS encoding thioesterase II family protein gives MTMATSDAQSWIRRFHQTPATTPRLVCLPHAGGSASYYFPFSAALAPAAQVLAVQYPGRQDRRNDPSLSTVPELAEAIFGALTDVPDLGEFALFGHSMGAVLAFEVAALLERRLGIQPVRLFVSGRRAPSRVRHERAHTLNDDGLVAELTTLDGTDSRLLADPEMRELLLPMIRSDYRAIETYRCDPGATVSCPISVLTGDADPRTSIDEALDWRQHTSADFTIREFSGGHFFLNDHQAEIVECVTRATGW, from the coding sequence ATGACCATGGCCACGAGCGATGCGCAGTCCTGGATCCGGCGCTTCCATCAGACTCCGGCCACCACACCACGGCTGGTCTGCCTGCCGCACGCGGGCGGCAGCGCCAGCTACTACTTTCCGTTCTCCGCCGCGCTGGCGCCTGCCGCCCAGGTACTGGCCGTGCAGTACCCGGGCCGCCAAGACCGCCGGAACGATCCCAGCCTGAGCACCGTGCCCGAGCTCGCCGAGGCCATCTTCGGCGCTCTGACCGACGTGCCCGACCTCGGCGAGTTCGCGCTGTTCGGCCACAGCATGGGCGCGGTGCTCGCCTTCGAGGTGGCCGCCCTGCTCGAACGGCGGCTGGGAATCCAGCCGGTACGGCTCTTCGTCTCCGGCCGCCGGGCGCCGTCAAGGGTGCGGCACGAACGCGCCCACACCCTGAACGATGACGGGTTGGTGGCCGAGCTGACCACGCTCGACGGCACGGACTCCCGGCTGCTGGCCGATCCCGAGATGCGTGAGCTCCTCCTCCCCATGATCCGAAGCGACTACCGCGCCATCGAGACCTACCGGTGCGACCCCGGTGCGACGGTGTCCTGCCCGATCTCCGTGCTCACCGGCGACGCCGATCCCCGCACCAGCATCGATGAGGCGCTGGACTGGCGACAGCACACCAGTGCCGACTTCACGATTCGCGAATTCAGCGGCGGTCACTTCTTTCTCAACGACCACCAGGCAGAAATAGTCGAATGCGTCACCCGTGCAACCGGGTGGTGA
- a CDS encoding non-heme iron oxygenase ferredoxin subunit, whose amino-acid sequence MSQSYVRACALADVPEEGVLGVDVEGSQVAVVRSGGEVHALEDRCSHSDVPLSEGEVYDGVIECWLHGSCFDLRTGNADCNPATKAVRVYSTKVEDDSIFVSLQPDRQGVPR is encoded by the coding sequence ATGAGCCAAAGCTATGTCCGCGCCTGCGCGCTGGCCGATGTGCCCGAGGAAGGGGTGCTCGGTGTCGACGTCGAGGGAAGCCAAGTGGCCGTCGTGCGCAGCGGCGGCGAAGTGCACGCACTGGAGGACCGCTGCTCACACTCGGACGTACCTCTGTCCGAGGGCGAGGTGTACGACGGCGTGATCGAGTGCTGGCTGCACGGCTCGTGTTTCGACCTGCGCACCGGCAACGCCGACTGCAACCCGGCCACCAAGGCGGTACGCGTGTACAGCACGAAGGTCGAGGACGACTCGATCTTCGTCAGCCTGCAGCCGGACAGGCAGGGAGTACCGCGATGA
- a CDS encoding 4'-phosphopantetheinyl transferase family protein, with amino-acid sequence MIDELLPAAVSAVEAFGDTAGRSEFPAEEEAIARSTPGRRREFRTVRALARTALADLGVAPAPILPGTRGAPGWPSGVVGAMTHCAGYRAAAVAHVRQVTAIGLDAEPNLPLPNQGVWELVAGPGERASVAALSAHVPHVCWDRLVFSAKESTYKAWFPLTGRWLDFDEAEIELRPDGNFVSRLLVPGPVVDGVPLGEFRGRWMIRRNLLVTAITLVTAGA; translated from the coding sequence GTGATCGACGAGCTGCTGCCCGCGGCCGTCTCGGCGGTGGAGGCTTTCGGAGACACGGCTGGGCGCTCCGAGTTCCCTGCGGAAGAGGAGGCCATCGCCCGGTCGACGCCGGGACGCCGGCGGGAGTTCCGCACGGTGCGTGCCCTGGCACGGACGGCGCTCGCGGACCTGGGGGTGGCCCCGGCCCCCATCCTCCCGGGAACGCGCGGCGCCCCCGGCTGGCCGAGCGGCGTCGTCGGCGCCATGACGCATTGCGCCGGCTACCGGGCGGCCGCCGTCGCGCACGTCCGGCAGGTGACGGCGATCGGCCTCGACGCCGAGCCGAACCTGCCGCTGCCGAACCAGGGCGTGTGGGAGCTGGTCGCAGGCCCCGGCGAGCGGGCGTCCGTCGCCGCCCTTTCGGCCCATGTGCCTCATGTCTGCTGGGACCGGCTCGTGTTCAGTGCGAAGGAGAGCACGTACAAGGCGTGGTTCCCGTTGACCGGCCGATGGCTCGATTTCGACGAGGCCGAGATCGAGCTCCGCCCGGACGGGAACTTCGTCTCCCGACTGCTGGTCCCCGGTCCGGTCGTGGACGGTGTGCCGCTGGGCGAATTCCGAGGCCGCTGGATGATCCGCCGGAATCTGCTGGTCACGGCCATCACCCTCGTGACGGCCGGCGCTTAG
- a CDS encoding metallophosphoesterase family protein: protein MRRGHRGEGATHDATTGGRLVAISDLHVRHAENKAFTKSLRPDSDDDWLIVAGDIGELVEDIEWTLDLLSDRFAKVIWAPGNHELWTPREDPVQLRGEQRYRHLVEICRSLGVTTPEDPYPVWRGAGGPAAVAPLFVLYDYSFRPTGATSKAHALRIAEEAGIVCTDEFLLYPDPHPSREAWCRNRLRVTEARLAELDPGMRTILVNHFPLVREPTRVLWHPEFALWCGTEATADWHRRFRAEAVVYGHLHIPRTTWADGVPFQEVSLGYPREWGKRPTAPAGLVQILPRSTPPGGLS from the coding sequence ATGAGGCGTGGACACCGTGGAGAAGGCGCGACGCACGACGCCACCACCGGCGGACGACTGGTCGCGATCAGCGACCTGCACGTGCGGCATGCCGAGAACAAGGCGTTCACCAAGAGCCTCCGTCCCGACTCGGACGATGACTGGCTCATCGTGGCCGGCGACATCGGCGAGTTGGTCGAGGACATCGAGTGGACGCTCGACCTGCTGAGCGACCGATTCGCCAAGGTCATCTGGGCCCCGGGCAACCACGAACTGTGGACCCCGCGCGAGGATCCCGTGCAGCTGCGCGGCGAGCAGCGGTACCGCCACCTGGTGGAGATCTGCCGAAGCCTAGGAGTGACCACCCCGGAGGACCCGTATCCGGTCTGGCGTGGCGCGGGCGGTCCCGCCGCGGTGGCGCCGCTGTTCGTACTTTACGACTACTCCTTCAGGCCTACCGGGGCCACCTCGAAGGCGCACGCCCTGCGGATCGCCGAGGAGGCAGGCATCGTCTGCACCGACGAGTTCCTGCTGTATCCGGACCCCCACCCGAGTCGGGAGGCTTGGTGCCGGAACCGGCTTCGGGTCACCGAGGCCCGGCTGGCGGAGCTCGATCCCGGGATGCGCACCATTCTCGTCAACCATTTCCCCTTGGTCCGCGAGCCCACCCGAGTGCTCTGGCATCCGGAGTTCGCACTGTGGTGCGGCACCGAGGCCACAGCGGACTGGCACCGGCGTTTTCGCGCCGAGGCCGTGGTCTACGGACACCTGCACATCCCCCGGACCACCTGGGCCGACGGCGTGCCGTTCCAGGAAGTCTCGCTGGGGTACCCCCGGGAATGGGGCAAACGACCGACCGCGCCCGCCGGCTTGGTGCAGATCCTGCCACGAAGCACTCCGCCGGGCGGCCTCTCGTGA
- a CDS encoding beta-ketoacyl synthase N-terminal-like domain-containing protein has product MAAVITGLGVVAPTGTGAAEHWRATLAGELAVRPIEAFDTGRYATKLAGQVSGFDVTEHVPDRLAVQTDRWTWLAFAATGLALADADYDPSAHDPYATSVILGSGSGGNEFGQREIQALWSRGRKAVGAYQSIAWFYAASTGQLAIRHGTKGPCGVVVSDAASGIDSLGWADRAIRRGTSAVLAGGTEAPITPYALTIQMSSGLLSTAADPKDGYKPFDRAANGHLPGEGGAVLLVEDEAAARARSAPAGYGVIAGYAATQDAYHRTAAPDGRHYAQAIGLALQRAGVRPDEVDLVLADGAGRRDADAAEARALCSVFGPRGVPVTAPQGLVGRLLAGGSALSVATALLAMRDGVIPPVGNLDDPDLALGLDLVGRPRESKLDTVLVTARGQGGFNSALVLRSCDAAGVGGS; this is encoded by the coding sequence ATGGCTGCAGTGATCACTGGCCTCGGTGTGGTCGCGCCAACCGGCACAGGAGCGGCGGAGCACTGGCGTGCCACCCTGGCCGGCGAGCTGGCGGTGCGGCCGATCGAGGCGTTCGACACCGGTCGCTATGCCACCAAACTGGCCGGCCAGGTATCCGGCTTCGATGTGACCGAGCATGTGCCGGACCGGCTGGCCGTTCAGACCGACCGGTGGACATGGCTGGCGTTCGCCGCCACCGGCCTGGCACTTGCCGACGCTGACTACGATCCGTCCGCACATGATCCGTACGCCACGTCGGTCATCCTGGGCAGCGGCTCGGGTGGCAATGAATTTGGCCAACGCGAGATCCAGGCTCTGTGGAGCCGGGGCCGCAAGGCGGTCGGCGCGTACCAGTCCATCGCCTGGTTCTACGCTGCGAGCACCGGGCAACTGGCCATTCGCCACGGCACCAAAGGACCGTGCGGGGTGGTGGTCTCCGACGCGGCATCCGGCATCGACAGTCTCGGCTGGGCCGACCGGGCGATCCGGCGCGGCACCAGTGCCGTGCTCGCCGGCGGCACCGAGGCCCCGATCACCCCGTACGCCCTGACCATTCAGATGTCCAGTGGCCTCCTGTCCACCGCCGCCGACCCGAAGGACGGCTACAAGCCCTTCGACCGGGCGGCCAACGGTCATCTGCCCGGCGAGGGCGGTGCGGTGCTTCTGGTGGAGGACGAGGCCGCGGCACGGGCTCGGTCCGCGCCCGCCGGCTACGGCGTGATCGCTGGTTATGCGGCAACCCAGGACGCGTACCACCGGACGGCCGCGCCGGACGGGCGCCATTACGCCCAGGCGATCGGATTGGCTCTGCAGCGGGCCGGCGTGCGACCCGACGAGGTCGACCTGGTGCTGGCCGATGGGGCCGGTCGCAGGGACGCGGATGCTGCCGAGGCGCGAGCGCTGTGCTCCGTGTTCGGTCCGCGTGGGGTTCCGGTCACCGCGCCGCAGGGCCTGGTCGGCCGCCTGCTGGCGGGTGGTTCGGCGCTCAGCGTGGCCACGGCGCTGCTTGCGATGAGGGACGGCGTCATCCCGCCGGTGGGCAACCTGGACGACCCTGACCTGGCATTGGGCCTCGACCTGGTAGGCCGGCCGCGCGAAAGCAAGTTGGACACCGTGCTGGTCACCGCGCGCGGACAGGGAGGATTCAACAGCGCTCTGGTGCTGCGGTCCTGCGATGCGGCCGGCGTGGGCGGTTCCTGA
- a CDS encoding beta-ketoacyl-[acyl-carrier-protein] synthase family protein, whose protein sequence is MSDERRIAITGIGVVAPGGATRKAFWQLITDGRTATRRLSLCNPAQFRSQLAAEIDFDPLAAGLTPQEVFRNDRSVQFALVAADEAMGDSGLVLDGGIDHDRMAVCLGSAVGASTRLEDEYVATSDGGREWLVDPRYGSGFLYQAWVPSSMAAEVSCRYGAHGPASVVSTGCTSGIDAVGQAYQLIQDDMADIVVAGASDAPITPISMACFDAIGATSTRNDDPEHASRPFDATRDGFVMGEGAAVLILEEYQHARRRGAHVYAEIRGYANRCNAFHMTGLRPDGAEMAAAIDSALDQARMDPSALDYVNAHGSGTKQNDRHETAAFKRSLGAHAYQVPVSSIKSMIGHSLGAIGSIEVAATALAIEHNVVPPTANYAHGDPLCDLDYVPNIARDHRVDAALSVGSGFGGFQSAIVLAGVR, encoded by the coding sequence ATGAGCGACGAACGACGTATCGCGATCACCGGGATCGGTGTGGTCGCACCCGGTGGTGCTACGCGGAAGGCGTTCTGGCAGCTGATCACCGACGGGCGCACAGCGACCCGTCGGCTGTCGCTGTGCAACCCGGCACAGTTCCGCTCACAACTGGCTGCCGAGATCGACTTCGACCCTCTCGCAGCCGGGCTTACGCCACAAGAGGTGTTCCGCAACGACCGGTCCGTCCAGTTCGCGCTGGTCGCCGCGGACGAAGCGATGGGCGACTCGGGTCTCGTGCTGGACGGCGGAATCGACCACGATCGGATGGCCGTGTGCCTGGGCAGCGCGGTCGGCGCGAGCACCCGCCTCGAGGACGAGTACGTGGCGACCAGCGACGGCGGCCGGGAATGGCTGGTCGATCCGAGGTACGGGTCCGGTTTCCTCTACCAGGCGTGGGTACCCAGCAGCATGGCCGCCGAGGTCTCCTGCCGGTACGGTGCGCACGGCCCTGCCTCGGTGGTCTCCACCGGCTGCACCTCCGGCATCGACGCGGTCGGCCAGGCGTACCAGCTGATCCAGGACGACATGGCGGACATCGTGGTGGCCGGCGCGAGCGACGCGCCCATCACGCCGATCTCGATGGCCTGCTTCGACGCCATCGGCGCCACGAGTACCCGCAACGACGACCCCGAGCACGCGTCCCGGCCGTTCGATGCGACCCGCGACGGGTTCGTGATGGGCGAGGGAGCGGCTGTACTCATCCTGGAGGAGTACCAGCACGCCCGGCGGCGAGGCGCGCACGTCTACGCGGAGATCCGGGGCTACGCCAACCGGTGCAACGCCTTCCACATGACCGGGTTGCGTCCGGACGGAGCCGAGATGGCCGCCGCGATCGACAGTGCGCTGGATCAGGCGCGGATGGATCCCAGCGCGCTGGACTACGTGAACGCGCACGGCTCGGGTACCAAGCAGAACGACCGGCACGAGACTGCCGCGTTCAAGCGCAGCCTGGGCGCACACGCCTACCAGGTGCCGGTCAGCTCGATCAAGTCCATGATCGGGCACTCGCTAGGAGCGATCGGATCCATCGAGGTGGCCGCGACCGCGCTGGCCATCGAGCACAACGTGGTGCCGCCCACCGCCAACTACGCCCACGGCGACCCCCTGTGCGACCTGGACTACGTGCCCAACATCGCCCGCGACCACCGGGTGGACGCCGCGCTCTCGGTCGGCAGCGGGTTCGGCGGGTTCCAGTCCGCGATCGTCCTGGCAGGGGTGCGCTGA
- a CDS encoding acyl carrier protein: protein MSTFTIHELMEILVVKAGLPRSAVTDDPSATLRDVDLDSLARLQLGVEIEDRYGVELDGAQADTPFGELVALVNEGLSEHAG from the coding sequence GTGTCGACATTCACGATTCACGAGCTGATGGAGATCCTGGTCGTCAAGGCCGGGCTGCCCCGGTCCGCGGTCACCGACGACCCGAGTGCCACGCTGCGCGACGTCGACCTCGACTCGCTGGCGCGACTGCAGCTCGGGGTGGAGATCGAGGACCGCTACGGGGTCGAACTCGACGGGGCGCAGGCGGACACGCCCTTCGGTGAGCTGGTGGCACTGGTCAACGAGGGACTGAGCGAGCACGCGGGATGA
- a CDS encoding SAM-dependent methyltransferase: MDVSAAPPEAAAGVGVTAVAVAMARALESRRADRMFDDPYAQPFVDAAEAVLSPDEWASLVAWVELFYSRGVVRTRFVDDFVCDAVSGGCTQVVLLGAGLDARAFRLPLAGADVLEVDTPSVLAFKDQVLADVGARPAGRSRTVVRTDLREDFAARLTGSTFDPGRPTAWVAEGVLPYLTADQARHVVTDVGRLSAPGSRLVFEHSDKPGPDPRAAAAALTTPGADRISTMVRGGLGPEGRDWVAGQGWTVEVTERGELGPRYGRPDDRLAGGQFIIATRD; encoded by the coding sequence ATGGACGTGTCAGCAGCGCCGCCCGAGGCGGCGGCCGGCGTGGGGGTGACCGCGGTCGCGGTGGCGATGGCCAGAGCTCTGGAATCCCGGCGTGCGGACCGGATGTTCGACGATCCGTACGCCCAGCCGTTCGTCGACGCGGCCGAGGCGGTTCTCAGCCCGGACGAGTGGGCGTCGCTGGTTGCCTGGGTCGAACTGTTCTACTCCCGGGGGGTGGTGCGCACCCGGTTCGTCGACGACTTCGTGTGCGATGCGGTGTCAGGCGGCTGCACACAAGTGGTGCTCCTCGGGGCAGGTCTCGACGCACGCGCGTTCCGGCTTCCGCTGGCGGGTGCCGATGTCCTCGAGGTGGACACACCGTCGGTGCTCGCCTTCAAGGACCAGGTGCTCGCCGACGTGGGTGCGCGGCCGGCCGGCCGCTCGCGCACGGTCGTCCGTACCGACCTCCGAGAGGACTTCGCCGCGCGCCTCACCGGCAGCACCTTCGACCCGGGCAGGCCGACCGCATGGGTCGCCGAGGGAGTGCTCCCCTACCTGACCGCCGACCAGGCGCGGCATGTGGTCACCGATGTCGGACGGCTGTCCGCGCCCGGCAGCAGGCTGGTGTTCGAACATTCCGACAAACCCGGGCCGGACCCGAGAGCCGCAGCCGCCGCGCTGACCACGCCTGGGGCGGACCGGATCAGCACCATGGTCCGCGGCGGACTCGGCCCCGAGGGGCGGGACTGGGTGGCCGGCCAGGGCTGGACCGTCGAGGTCACCGAGCGCGGCGAGCTGGGACCGCGGTACGGGCGGCCCGACGACCGGCTGGCCGGTGGCCAGTTCATCATCGCGACCCGCGACTGA
- a CDS encoding methyltransferase has translation MEPNQAQTGSPEPIEARIQTAAAFYRRPMLAAYDLFVLGMMSRLMWRCPRGRMLAHYSRQVSSSHLDIGPGTGWFINKCRFPSKAPSITLMDLNEVALATSAHRIRRYHPEALVGDAFKPFALGTAKFDSVGMNFLLHCLPGSMRQKSVVFDHVMPFLQPGARVFGSTVLGDGPHHTGRSAKLLAKLNRSGVFNNLDDRLEDLDEQLRARFTDVETARSGAVCLFAARFPGPR, from the coding sequence ATGGAACCGAATCAAGCGCAAACTGGATCTCCGGAGCCGATCGAGGCGCGCATTCAGACCGCCGCCGCGTTCTATCGGCGTCCGATGCTGGCTGCCTACGACCTGTTCGTGCTCGGTATGATGAGTCGGCTCATGTGGCGCTGTCCGCGCGGCCGAATGCTGGCACATTACAGTCGGCAGGTCAGCTCATCCCATCTGGACATCGGGCCAGGAACCGGATGGTTCATCAATAAATGTCGGTTTCCGTCTAAAGCGCCGTCCATTACCCTGATGGATCTGAATGAGGTGGCACTCGCCACCTCGGCGCACCGAATCAGGCGCTACCACCCCGAGGCCCTGGTCGGCGACGCGTTCAAGCCCTTCGCCCTCGGCACTGCGAAGTTCGACTCGGTCGGCATGAACTTCCTGCTGCACTGCCTGCCAGGATCCATGCGGCAGAAGTCGGTGGTGTTCGACCACGTGATGCCGTTTCTGCAGCCGGGTGCGCGCGTGTTCGGCAGCACCGTTCTGGGCGACGGCCCGCACCACACCGGGCGATCCGCGAAGCTGCTGGCCAAGCTCAACCGCAGCGGGGTGTTCAACAACCTCGACGATCGACTGGAGGATCTGGACGAGCAGTTGCGCGCCCGGTTCACCGACGTCGAGACGGCCAGGTCCGGTGCGGTCTGCCTGTTCGCCGCACGATTCCCGGGCCCGCGATGA
- a CDS encoding sensor histidine kinase — protein sequence MSGAPPLVAQQLHDGVLQALAIARLHLDRALAQDGPLPRELGMNLQLLMDREIAGLRRLINGSPPPTPPEPDLPRALAAIAEELQSVTGIRILVEDRTEPPGRWTGNDPIAYRAVREALHNTIKHSDAEHAWVTVAAREDLLVCTVHDDGRGFDPATVRSHFGLTSVYAQAREAGGHLAVQSCRTGTSVTLVLPRNPVLEGKDQQ from the coding sequence ATGAGTGGCGCGCCGCCGCTCGTGGCCCAGCAACTGCACGACGGCGTTCTGCAGGCTCTGGCCATCGCCCGGCTCCACCTGGACCGGGCTCTCGCCCAGGACGGCCCGCTGCCCCGCGAGCTGGGCATGAACCTGCAGCTGTTGATGGACCGCGAGATCGCCGGCCTTCGCCGCCTGATCAACGGTTCGCCGCCGCCCACGCCGCCGGAACCGGACCTGCCGCGTGCGTTGGCCGCGATCGCTGAGGAACTCCAGTCGGTCACGGGCATCCGCATTCTCGTCGAGGACCGTACCGAGCCGCCCGGACGATGGACGGGCAACGATCCGATCGCTTACCGGGCCGTGCGCGAGGCACTGCACAACACCATCAAGCACAGTGACGCCGAACATGCCTGGGTAACAGTGGCCGCACGCGAGGACCTGCTGGTCTGCACGGTGCACGACGACGGCCGGGGCTTCGACCCGGCCACCGTCCGCTCCCACTTCGGCTTGACCAGTGTGTACGCACAGGCACGGGAGGCAGGTGGACATCTGGCCGTCCAGTCCTGTCGTACCGGCACGTCCGTCACTCTCGTGCTGCCCAGAAACCCGGTACTGGAGGGGAAAGACCAGCAATGA